A portion of the Stella humosa genome contains these proteins:
- a CDS encoding SDR family NAD(P)-dependent oxidoreductase: MPEATLVTGASQGIGRAIAERLRADGQLVVNLDRRPPADGSDAGPFFLADLDDATATRQALAEIAAAYRVTRLVNNADRDMPGGLADFTVAGFDRAVAANLSQPLLCVQAVLPAMRAAGFGRIVNISSRDALGQERRNLFAATKGAINTITRTWALELAADGITVNAIAPGLIAEDGDAGPQDGNATDARLWNSIALGRPGQPEEVAHAVAFLLDRRASYVTGQLLHVCGGLSIGGLVAP, from the coding sequence ATGCCCGAAGCCACCCTCGTCACCGGTGCCAGCCAGGGCATCGGCCGCGCCATCGCCGAGCGCCTGCGCGCGGACGGGCAACTCGTCGTCAACCTCGACCGCCGGCCGCCGGCCGACGGCAGCGACGCCGGCCCCTTCTTCCTGGCCGACCTGGACGATGCCACCGCGACCCGCCAAGCCCTGGCCGAGATCGCGGCCGCCTATCGCGTCACCCGGCTGGTCAACAACGCCGACCGCGACATGCCGGGCGGGCTGGCCGACTTCACCGTCGCCGGCTTCGACCGCGCGGTCGCGGCCAACCTGTCCCAGCCGCTGCTATGCGTGCAGGCGGTACTGCCGGCGATGCGGGCTGCCGGCTTCGGCCGGATCGTCAACATCTCCAGCCGCGACGCGCTGGGCCAGGAACGGCGCAACCTCTTTGCCGCCACCAAGGGCGCGATCAACACCATCACCCGCACCTGGGCGCTGGAGCTGGCGGCCGACGGCATCACGGTCAATGCCATTGCCCCCGGCCTGATCGCCGAGGACGGGGACGCCGGCCCACAGGACGGCAACGCCACCGATGCCCGGCTGTGGAACTCGATCGCGCTCGGCCGGCCCGGCCAGCCGGAGGAGGTGGCGCACGCCGTCGCCTTCCTGCTCGACCGACGCGCCAGCTACGTCACCGGCCAGT
- a CDS encoding SDR family oxidoreductase, whose product MSVHAEATGRVVVTGGSSGIGEGIVRRLHGDGYAVVNLDIQAPKPDAVGQFLQVDLGDAAATQAVLAAVLADGPVTRLVNNVGIVWPQPVGEVSLENVERSLAVNLRSAFLCFQALLPGMQAAGFGRVVNISSRTLMGKELRTTYGMSKGGLLAATRTWALEFAQQGITVNAIGPGPINTELFQKGNPPGDPRTDAILRSVPMRRFGEPAEVAHAVASLLDARAGFITGQILYVCGGQAVGVQAA is encoded by the coding sequence ATGAGCGTTCACGCAGAAGCCACCGGCCGCGTCGTCGTCACCGGCGGCAGCAGCGGCATCGGCGAGGGCATCGTCCGCCGCCTGCATGGCGACGGCTATGCCGTCGTCAACCTCGACATCCAGGCGCCGAAGCCCGATGCCGTGGGCCAGTTCCTCCAGGTAGACCTGGGCGACGCCGCGGCCACCCAGGCCGTGCTCGCCGCCGTGCTGGCCGACGGGCCGGTGACGCGGCTGGTCAACAATGTCGGCATCGTCTGGCCGCAGCCGGTGGGCGAGGTCAGCCTGGAGAACGTCGAACGGTCGCTGGCGGTCAACCTGCGCAGCGCCTTCCTTTGCTTCCAGGCACTGCTGCCCGGCATGCAGGCGGCCGGGTTCGGGCGGGTCGTCAACATCTCCAGCCGCACGCTGATGGGCAAGGAGCTGCGCACCACCTACGGCATGAGCAAGGGCGGGCTGCTGGCCGCGACCCGCACCTGGGCGCTCGAATTCGCCCAGCAGGGGATCACGGTCAACGCCATCGGGCCGGGCCCGATCAACACCGAGCTGTTCCAGAAGGGCAATCCGCCGGGCGACCCGCGCACCGACGCCATCCTGCGCTCGGTGCCGATGCGCCGCTTCGGCGAGCCGGCCGAGGTCGCCCACGCCGTCGCCTCCCTGCTCGACGCCCGGGCCGGCTTCATCACCGGCCAGATTCTCTATGTCTGCGGCGGCCAGGCGGTCGGCGTGCAGGCCGCGTGA
- a CDS encoding TauD/TfdA family dioxygenase has protein sequence MTEMLHLPVTDRSAWKVADMERDRSWVYELTADALAEIDGAIAAVGARGLRAGEFAAADFDLPILKGVMRSVLDQVQNGRGAALIRGLPVEKYDADVLSSLLWGLGIQIGRPLPQRASLNLGGVRDNLIAHITDQGLDYNAPNVNGSATSAEQLPHTDPADVVALLCVRKARSGGISRVVSAVTLHNDVLERAPDLLGPLYDGYLYDMRGDAANSSGQEVTDGRIPIFTYHAGKLSCVFNAKMIETAQRKLGTALPMRERAALDLLLERALAPENRLDMDLQPGDLQIISNYTMLHARTGWVEQADPALRRLMLRLWLRVEGFRDIAPGVASGYVRGSTVDVGAAAAQY, from the coding sequence ATGACCGAGATGCTGCACCTGCCGGTAACCGACCGATCCGCCTGGAAGGTGGCGGACATGGAGCGGGACCGTTCCTGGGTCTACGAACTGACGGCCGACGCGCTGGCCGAGATCGACGGGGCGATCGCCGCGGTCGGCGCGCGGGGCCTGCGCGCGGGCGAGTTCGCGGCGGCGGACTTCGACCTGCCGATCCTCAAGGGCGTGATGCGGTCGGTCCTGGACCAGGTGCAGAACGGCCGGGGGGCGGCCCTGATCCGCGGCCTGCCGGTCGAAAAATACGATGCCGACGTGCTGAGCAGCCTGCTGTGGGGGCTGGGCATCCAGATCGGCCGGCCACTGCCGCAGCGCGCCAGCCTCAATCTGGGGGGCGTGCGCGACAACCTGATCGCCCACATCACAGACCAGGGCCTCGACTACAACGCCCCCAACGTGAACGGCTCGGCCACCTCGGCCGAGCAGTTGCCCCATACCGATCCGGCCGACGTGGTGGCCCTGCTGTGCGTGCGCAAGGCGCGCTCGGGTGGCATCAGCCGCGTCGTCAGCGCCGTCACGCTCCACAACGACGTGCTGGAGCGGGCGCCCGACCTGCTGGGGCCGCTCTATGACGGCTACCTCTACGACATGCGCGGCGATGCCGCCAATTCCAGCGGCCAGGAGGTGACCGACGGGCGCATCCCGATCTTCACCTACCATGCCGGCAAGCTCAGCTGCGTCTTCAACGCCAAGATGATCGAGACCGCCCAGCGCAAGCTTGGCACCGCACTGCCGATGCGCGAGCGCGCCGCCCTCGACCTGCTGCTCGAGCGCGCGCTGGCGCCCGAGAACCGGCTCGACATGGACCTGCAGCCGGGCGACCTGCAGATCATCAGCAACTACACCATGCTGCATGCCCGTACCGGCTGGGTCGAGCAGGCCGATCCGGCACTGCGCCGCCTGATGCTGCGCCTTTGGCTCCGGGTGGAGGGGTTCCGCGACATCGCGCCCGGCGTCGCCAGCGGCTATGTCCGCGGCTCGACCGTCGATGTCGGTGCCGCCGCGGCCCAGTACTAG
- a CDS encoding GntR family transcriptional regulator produces the protein MSKAGLPPKPPPSSASASSLPAAAAAIAQRRSESLGTIVHKELERMILSGEIKAGERVSEQLIAAQLGVSRGPVREATSALERSGLLTSIANRGVFVREVSTDELLELYDMRALLTGFACALISTGGSREQKDRLAAMVEGMGQALEAGDGRRYYQANLEFHDALMAFSGHGKAAQIYETLLKEAHLSRRGVLSAPPMMGESNAEHVAIIQAIQAGDGDRARILGEDHVLAGKRRLLKARAAGLEAGPESDSGLSEPALDDSAGRPRARRRRTS, from the coding sequence ATGAGCAAAGCCGGCCTGCCGCCAAAGCCCCCACCGTCCAGTGCCTCGGCATCCAGCCTTCCGGCCGCCGCCGCGGCGATCGCGCAGCGGCGCTCGGAATCGCTCGGCACGATCGTGCACAAGGAATTGGAGCGGATGATCCTGAGCGGCGAGATCAAGGCCGGCGAGCGGGTCAGCGAGCAGCTGATCGCGGCCCAGCTGGGCGTGAGCCGAGGCCCGGTGCGCGAGGCTACGAGCGCGCTCGAGCGCAGTGGCCTCCTGACCAGCATTGCCAACCGCGGCGTCTTCGTGCGCGAGGTCTCGACCGACGAACTGCTCGAGCTCTACGACATGCGTGCCCTGCTGACCGGCTTCGCCTGCGCCCTGATCTCGACCGGCGGCAGCCGCGAGCAGAAGGACCGGCTGGCGGCCATGGTCGAGGGCATGGGCCAGGCGCTGGAGGCGGGCGACGGCCGTCGCTACTACCAGGCGAACCTCGAATTCCACGATGCCCTGATGGCCTTCTCCGGCCATGGGAAGGCCGCCCAGATCTACGAGACGCTGCTGAAGGAAGCCCATCTGTCGCGCCGTGGTGTGCTGTCGGCGCCGCCAATGATGGGCGAATCCAATGCCGAGCATGTCGCCATCATCCAGGCGATCCAGGCCGGCGACGGCGATCGCGCCCGCATCCTGGGCGAGGACCATGTGCTGGCCGGCAAGCGACGCCTGCTGAAGGCGCGGGCGGCTGGGCTGGAGGCCGGCCCCGAGTCCGATTCTGGTTTGTCTGAACCTGCTCTCGACGACAGTGCCGGGCGCCCGCGCGCGCGGCGGCGGAGGACTTCATGA
- a CDS encoding ABC transporter permease produces the protein MTQFILRRLGLALVVAMLVSTSTFLLLRLAADPAQVLAGEGATVADIENIRRMYGFDQPLLAQYWHWALRALGGDFGDSLFLKSPVLDLIADRAPVTITLALCSIGLALVVSIPLGVVAALKPNTALDRIALGTAVVGQAMPSFFFALLLILVFGVHLEWLPISGSDSWLHYVMPSIVLGYYAMPALMRLTRGGMLEVLGSDYIRTARAKGLRPPAVLFKHALRNAIVSVVAVAAVQLGFMLGGSVVVESIFSLNGLGRLAYQSIQRADFDTIQAIILMIAGVYVLLTFLADVLNAWLDPRIRVS, from the coding sequence ATGACCCAGTTCATCCTGCGGCGTCTCGGCCTGGCGCTGGTGGTGGCCATGCTGGTGTCGACCTCCACCTTCCTGCTGCTGCGCCTGGCGGCCGACCCGGCCCAGGTGCTGGCGGGCGAAGGGGCGACCGTCGCCGACATCGAGAACATCCGCCGCATGTACGGCTTCGACCAGCCGTTGCTGGCGCAGTACTGGCACTGGGCCTTGCGGGCGCTGGGTGGCGACTTCGGCGATTCGCTGTTCCTGAAGAGCCCGGTGCTCGACCTCATCGCCGACCGCGCGCCGGTCACGATCACGCTGGCGCTCTGCTCGATCGGGCTGGCGCTGGTGGTGTCGATCCCGCTTGGCGTGGTGGCAGCGCTGAAGCCCAACACAGCCCTCGACCGCATCGCGCTCGGCACCGCCGTCGTCGGCCAGGCGATGCCCAGCTTCTTCTTCGCGCTGCTGCTGATCCTGGTCTTCGGCGTCCACCTGGAATGGCTGCCGATCAGCGGCAGCGACAGCTGGCTGCACTACGTCATGCCTTCCATCGTGCTGGGCTACTACGCCATGCCGGCCCTGATGCGGCTGACCCGCGGCGGCATGCTGGAGGTGCTGGGCTCGGACTATATCCGCACCGCGCGCGCCAAGGGGCTGCGGCCGCCGGCCGTCCTCTTCAAGCATGCGCTGCGCAACGCCATCGTCTCGGTGGTGGCGGTCGCGGCGGTGCAACTCGGCTTCATGCTGGGCGGGTCGGTGGTCGTCGAATCCATCTTCTCGCTGAACGGGCTGGGCCGGCTCGCCTACCAGTCGATCCAGCGCGCCGACTTCGACACGATCCAGGCGATCATCCTGATGATCGCCGGCGTCTATGTCCTTCTGACCTTCCTGGCGGACGTGCTGAACGCATGGCTCGATCCGCGGATCCGGGTGTCCTGA
- a CDS encoding ABC transporter permease — MSATGDLGTPPFRAVVAAEPAAPSPATILRRRALSHRGVTIGGGVLAFIFLIALAAPLLAPHDPYAQDLSRRMLKPVWEATGTWSHPLGTDSFGRDYLSRIIYGARVSLLIGFAAMLLSGLVGTALGVAAGYFGGRVDMVVTTLVTTRLAMPAILIALAVVSLVGSSLWIIILVLGLLLWDRFAVVMRAATQQVRHLDYVAAAEAIGCSTTRIILTETLPNVANPLIVIATLEIAHAILLEAALSFLGLGVQPPTPSWGLMISEGKSFMFFEPWLICIPGFALFALVMSVNLLGDGIRDVTAPENRN, encoded by the coding sequence ATGTCGGCGACAGGCGATCTGGGCACGCCGCCCTTCCGCGCGGTGGTGGCGGCCGAGCCGGCAGCCCCCTCGCCCGCCACCATCCTGCGCCGACGGGCCCTGTCCCATCGCGGCGTCACCATCGGCGGCGGGGTACTGGCGTTCATCTTCCTGATCGCGCTGGCGGCCCCGCTGCTGGCGCCGCACGACCCCTACGCCCAGGACCTGAGCCGCCGGATGCTGAAGCCGGTGTGGGAGGCGACGGGCACCTGGTCCCACCCGCTCGGCACCGATTCCTTCGGCCGCGACTACCTCTCGCGCATCATCTATGGCGCCCGCGTTTCGCTGCTGATCGGCTTTGCCGCCATGCTGCTGTCGGGCCTGGTCGGCACGGCGCTGGGCGTGGCGGCCGGCTATTTCGGCGGTCGGGTCGACATGGTGGTGACGACGCTGGTGACGACGCGCCTGGCCATGCCCGCCATCCTGATCGCGCTGGCGGTGGTGTCGCTGGTCGGCAGTTCGTTGTGGATCATCATCCTGGTGCTGGGCCTGCTGCTGTGGGACCGCTTCGCCGTCGTCATGCGGGCGGCCACCCAGCAGGTGCGCCATCTGGACTACGTCGCGGCCGCCGAGGCGATCGGCTGCTCGACCACGCGCATCATACTGACCGAGACGCTGCCCAACGTCGCCAACCCGCTCATCGTCATCGCCACGCTGGAGATCGCGCACGCCATCCTGCTGGAGGCGGCGCTGTCCTTCCTCGGGCTTGGCGTGCAGCCGCCGACGCCGTCCTGGGGCCTGATGATCTCCGAAGGCAAGAGCTTCATGTTCTTCGAGCCCTGGCTGATCTGCATCCCGGGCTTCGCGCTCTTCGCGCTCGTCATGTCGGTCAACCTGCTGGGCGACGGCATCCGCGACGTGACCGCACCCGAGAACCGCAATTGA